The DNA segment CGGCGCCCTGCACCTGGGGCAAAATCAATATGACGGCGTTCGGAACCAGTTGCAGATCCAGCAGAGTCTGACCGTTGTCGCTTTCGTTGAACTCTCTACGAGGGAAAGTCGTTGAGATTGTGTAATTCGTGAAGGGTGGGGTAATTTCGTTGAGGATATACTGATGGACCCTGTGCAGAGTGTCGCTGATCTGAAAACAAAATCAACGTATTTGAAAATAGACATTGTTGGATCTAAATGCATTACCTGAAATTCATGTGTATACACTCTTCCTTCTGGTAATCTGAACTGTAATCTTGTGGTGTTACCTCTCGGTACAGCCCTGCTACCTTCAGCAGTGGCTTGTGGTATTGATGGAACACTCGCTGAACCTTGATTGGAAAACCTAGCTGCCCTCTCTACTTTATCTTGAGCAATCTGGGCCAGAACTCTGTCTCTTGCAGCTTGATTCTCCTTTTTCTCTCGGTTTCTCTCTTCCATCAGCTGCTTCATTGACTCGTCCTGCTGCCACCTCTTCATTTGTTGTACATTCTGTCCAATCTTGCGACGTTCTATTTCCCTCTGCTTTTCAGCCTACCAAAAACAACATTTAATATAAACTAAGTTCAGTAGGGTAATGGATGTTTTTTCCACTATTTTTACAGCTACCTCTTCCTCctgcttcttcttctcctcctttCTCTGTTCAATCAGCTCTTTAGCATGCTGAACTTTTTCTTCAGGACTCATCTCTTTAGATGATGAAGAGGAAGGTTTAGATTCTACATGTGAATCTGAAGTACTTGTGATTGGGCTATTTGTGTTTTTGTTACAAGCCAGTTCCttttctttttcaataatatttgtAGAGGCATCTTGAAAAAATGATCAATAGGAATTCACATAAAACAAATAGTTCTTGTAATACCTGCTTTCAAAGAGAAACCACTTCTTTCTATTACACCATTTATAGTACTGTTGAATTCTTCCACATTAACATTTTTTGTTAAAATTTCTAAgggtttaccattttttccaatgaaaaataCAGAtggaatggaattatgaggatcTATATAATTATAAGGATCAATCTAATATTAATAAATTGAGTAACCAGTGAATATTCGAAAGGATACATATTGCACTGAATTGTTGATGTGCTGTAGAATTTTCCTCTACTTTAATGGCTACAAACTGattagttttcaattttttcaatacctCCTCATTGTTGAACAACTGAAGAAAATGAGACGACAGCTCATTTTTACCTAGAATCATTCAAAATATTGCTTTAGAAATAACGTCCTTTACATTCTTCTCACCTTccacaaaaacaataaaaacagCGCCTAGTTGCTTAGCTTTTGTTACAGCCCCAGCTATGTCTCCTTCATCCCAAAGACTACCCATTATTTACTTTTCAGTACTATTTCTTTTTGAAAAAGTAAATGAAAATGGAGATTATGGTAAATGACGAAAATTTGATGATTTTACGGAAATTTCAACGATATTTTGACAGATGTCATAAAGAAAAACAAGACCAAAGAAAGGGTTTTCCTCTACTTGCAACCATTTTCACGGCCTTGCATATCTGAATTCATAAATCGTCAATTCGAATAACTTCCATCAgttttaaaattaaatatttctaCACGGTATGAAGGGACACCCATTTTTAAGcattataatttattttcatcagTTATTCCCAGTAGATCAAAATAACTAATGAATAAGGTTATGTTTGAGGAGTTTTCCGTTCAATTTCCCGCGATTATTTCCCTCACAAACAGAAGTCGGAGGTACAAGAACGATATTCGTGCGAGTAGCGTCtaataaatttaaattttatcaatcaaatttgaatacaaatattcaaaatgtttgAAGCAAGATTAGTTAGCTGTTCTGTTTTCAAAAAGGTGATGGAAGCAATTAAAGAACTTCTCAATGAAGCTTCATTTGATTGCTCAGAATCTGGTATTCAACTTCAAGCTATGGATACTTCTCATGTATCCTTGGTATCTCTAAT comes from the Coccinella septempunctata chromosome 2, icCocSept1.1, whole genome shotgun sequence genome and includes:
- the LOC123308489 gene encoding UBX domain-containing protein 4-like, whose product is MGSLWDEGDIAGAVTKAKQLGAVFIVFVEGKNELSSHFLQLFNNEEVLKKLKTNQFVAIKVEENSTAHQQFSAIYPHNSIPSVFFIGKNGKPLEILTKNVNVEEFNSTINGVIERSGFSLKADASTNIIEKEKELACNKNTNSPITSTSDSHVESKPSSSSSKEMSPEEKVQHAKELIEQRKEEKKKQEEEAEKQREIERRKIGQNVQQMKRWQQDESMKQLMEERNREKKENQAARDRVLAQIAQDKVERAARFSNQGSASVPSIPQATAEGSRAVPRGNTTRLQFRLPEGRVYTHEFQISDTLHRVHQYILNEITPPFTNYTISTTFPRREFNESDNGQTLLDLQLVPNAVILILPQVQGAVSSRASGMLGSMFWWIMAPIMSMYDFLVGFIFGTPSIRRSEPSTSAKRSASETDVTHRNQPKRQAGNSTEIKKQGNIHRLKERPDTDDENNTWNGNSTQQM